One genomic segment of Gottschalkia acidurici 9a includes these proteins:
- a CDS encoding response regulator transcription factor produces the protein MDKIKVLLVDDEKLIRDGLKIILSTYADIEVVGLCEDGEEAFEFCNTNQVDVVLLDIRMPKCNGVIGTKLIKEKFKDVKILILTTFNDTEYIHEALRYGASGYLLKDSSYDLIYEGIKASIKGSVVVHPEVAEKMIPNIHKEENDYKELEEYGLTERELSIIKEIAHGLTNKEIGKKLYLSEGTIKNNISTILSKLELRDRTQVVIFAFKNEIVT, from the coding sequence ATGGATAAGATAAAAGTTCTTTTAGTAGATGATGAGAAACTAATAAGAGACGGATTAAAAATAATATTATCTACATATGCAGATATAGAAGTAGTAGGACTTTGTGAAGATGGTGAAGAAGCTTTTGAATTTTGTAATACAAATCAAGTAGATGTTGTTCTATTAGATATAAGAATGCCTAAGTGTAATGGAGTAATAGGTACTAAATTAATTAAAGAAAAATTTAAAGATGTAAAGATACTTATATTAACTACTTTTAATGACACAGAATATATACATGAGGCATTGAGATATGGGGCATCTGGATACCTACTAAAAGATAGTTCATATGATTTAATATATGAAGGAATAAAAGCATCAATTAAAGGAAGCGTAGTGGTTCATCCAGAAGTAGCTGAAAAAATGATACCTAACATACATAAAGAAGAGAATGACTATAAGGAATTAGAAGAATACGGGCTTACTGAAAGAGAATTATCAATAATAAAAGAGATAGCACATGGTCTAACTAATAAAGAAATAGGTAAAAAATTATATTTATCAGAAGGAACTATAAAAAATAATATAAGTACGATATTATCTAAACTAGAGTTAAGAGATAGAACTCAAGTAGTCATATTTGCATTTAAAAATGAAATAGTTACTTGA
- a CDS encoding sensor histidine kinase: MNTNRLFTILRYISFLFIIFGISLVKEGNIDIYSVILVLLFIINSQTRFFIFRSKKLLVFISIIVECIMGFFLYKNYEGIIFFYFFIAISDSIFLLDGKKSYLSIAICIIMELYTGKELNLVDIISEISSNMVLAIICLYISFESNRRLTAQKLYNKLRISEENLKKANRDLERYTESIEELTLLRERNRISREIHDSVGHSLSTIIIQLGAIEKISKKDGNVASDMAKNLAEFAKNGLSEIRTAIRELKPMEYEKYESIIAIEDLAKNFTKLTGVDVRLGFTKEKWALNADQSFVIYRVVQEFLSNSLRHGKAERVNIFMNYDNNDLIITLQDNGIGTDNIKKGIGLRSIYERVNEVGGYIDYNSKSGQGFLMKVVLNLNNQLSKGII, translated from the coding sequence ATGAATACTAATAGACTTTTCACAATACTTAGATATATATCATTTTTATTTATCATATTTGGTATTTCTCTAGTTAAAGAAGGAAATATAGACATATACTCAGTTATATTAGTTCTTTTATTTATAATAAATAGTCAGACTAGATTCTTTATATTTAGAAGTAAAAAACTGCTAGTTTTTATATCTATAATTGTTGAATGTATCATGGGATTTTTCTTATATAAAAATTATGAAGGAATAATATTTTTCTATTTCTTTATAGCTATATCAGATAGTATATTTTTATTAGACGGAAAGAAGTCGTATCTAAGCATAGCTATATGTATAATTATGGAGTTATATACAGGAAAAGAATTAAATCTAGTCGACATAATATCAGAGATTTCATCCAATATGGTACTAGCTATAATATGTTTATACATTAGTTTTGAAAGTAATAGAAGGTTAACAGCACAAAAGCTATATAATAAACTCAGAATATCTGAGGAAAATTTGAAAAAGGCAAACAGAGATTTAGAAAGATATACAGAGTCCATAGAAGAACTTACTTTACTTAGAGAAAGAAATAGAATATCTAGAGAAATACATGACAGTGTAGGACACAGTTTATCTACTATAATAATTCAGTTAGGTGCTATAGAAAAGATATCTAAAAAAGATGGAAATGTAGCATCAGATATGGCTAAAAACTTAGCTGAGTTTGCTAAAAATGGATTGAGTGAAATAAGAACTGCAATAAGAGAACTAAAGCCAATGGAGTATGAAAAATATGAAAGCATTATAGCTATAGAAGATTTGGCTAAAAACTTTACTAAACTTACAGGTGTAGATGTAAGATTAGGATTTACAAAGGAGAAATGGGCATTAAACGCTGATCAGTCATTCGTAATATATAGGGTTGTTCAAGAGTTTTTATCAAATTCCTTAAGACATGGAAAAGCTGAAAGAGTAAATATATTTATGAACTATGATAATAACGATTTAATTATAACACTACAAGATAATGGAATAGGTACTGATAATATAAAAAAGGGCATAGGGCTAAGAAGTATATATGAGAGGGTAAACGAAGTTGGAGGCTATATAGATTACAATAGCAAAAGTGGACAAGGATTTTTGATGAAAGTAGTATTAAACTTAAATAATCAATTATCTAAAGGTATCATATGA
- a CDS encoding TraB/GumN family protein, producing the protein MKINIKVSSFLIALTLFISSFILPNSTYALSGEISLEDNVSQDVPSKWAVDEIIDAEIYGVINQELSKDYKKHITAEDLLTLDTLLYNSLDTDSSNKDKIDNTKISLNEYVTKEDVMAVFYNTLKAIGNVKIDETDPVKYMISKNILKGSGNDLKLKSRCTKEQAIIISKRIYELVAKELGNTSKGLMWKVSGGKNDVYILGSIHIAKKDLYPLDSKITDIFKDSTHLSVEVNILDLENIQNEILDKGFYKEGSLKDNISEETHELLLKKLEEYGIDYSIFEKAKPWYTALSLATLDYQTSEYEKAMGIDQYFLTKGVFNKEILELEGAKFQFDLFDNFSPETQEENLEGTLLSLGKTNNDITIQGEMMQTMWNYWKNSDINGFEEIINIATKEDTEYNEKLWHERNINMTKKIDGYLNSEDEGTYFVVFGAGHLFGKTGVLKGLEERGYKLEHIK; encoded by the coding sequence TTGAAAATAAATATTAAAGTATCATCATTTTTAATAGCTTTAACACTGTTTATTTCAAGCTTTATATTACCAAACTCAACTTATGCACTTTCAGGTGAAATTAGTTTAGAAGACAACGTATCTCAAGATGTACCAAGTAAATGGGCTGTGGATGAGATAATAGATGCAGAAATATATGGTGTTATAAATCAGGAGCTATCTAAAGATTATAAAAAACATATAACTGCTGAGGATTTATTAACATTAGATACTTTGCTTTATAACAGCTTAGACACTGATAGTAGTAACAAAGATAAAATTGATAATACTAAGATAAGTTTAAATGAATATGTTACAAAAGAAGATGTTATGGCCGTGTTTTACAACACTTTAAAGGCTATAGGTAATGTGAAAATAGATGAGACTGATCCAGTTAAATATATGATTTCTAAAAATATCTTGAAAGGATCGGGAAATGACTTAAAGCTAAAAAGCAGATGTACTAAGGAACAGGCTATTATAATATCAAAAAGAATATATGAACTTGTAGCTAAAGAACTAGGGAATACATCCAAGGGCTTAATGTGGAAAGTTTCAGGTGGTAAGAATGATGTCTATATACTTGGATCAATACATATAGCAAAGAAAGATTTATATCCTTTAGATAGTAAAATAACTGATATATTTAAGGATTCAACTCATTTATCAGTTGAAGTAAATATATTAGACTTAGAGAATATTCAAAATGAAATTTTAGACAAAGGGTTTTATAAAGAAGGTAGTTTGAAAGATAATATATCTGAAGAAACCCACGAACTCTTATTAAAAAAGTTAGAGGAATATGGTATAGATTACTCTATATTTGAAAAAGCGAAACCATGGTATACTGCTTTATCACTAGCTACTCTAGATTACCAGACTTCAGAATATGAGAAAGCAATGGGTATTGATCAATATTTTTTAACAAAAGGCGTTTTTAATAAAGAAATACTGGAATTAGAAGGGGCTAAGTTTCAGTTTGATTTATTTGACAACTTTTCTCCAGAAACCCAAGAAGAAAACTTAGAAGGTACACTATTATCTTTAGGTAAAACTAATAATGATATTACAATTCAGGGAGAAATGATGCAGACAATGTGGAACTACTGGAAAAACTCAGATATTAATGGGTTTGAAGAAATTATAAATATTGCTACAAAAGAAGATACGGAATATAATGAAAAGCTATGGCATGAAAGAAACATAAATATGACTAAAAAAATAGATGGTTATTTAAATTCAGAAGATGAAGGAACTTACTTTGTAGTATTTGGAGCTGGACACCTATTTGGAAAAACGGGAGTTTTAAAAGGGCTAGAAGAAAGAGGATACAAACTAGAACATATTAAATAG